The following coding sequences lie in one Kamptonema formosum PCC 6407 genomic window:
- a CDS encoding 50S ribosomal protein L25/general stress protein Ctc produces MELTVECQKRAEGSKPNALRRSGLIPAVLYGHSGAESIALTINAKTVETLLKKHVVNNALIQLNIPDISWSGKTLLREVQVHPWKGHPYHLSFFSVATQDSLEVEVNLHFIGEAVGVKMEGGILDPVLTQLKLKCKPDNIPEAINVDISEMHVGDALHIHELQLPEGVTPVGEPDQVVVSVLISQGGAEETTEEAAAAAAV; encoded by the coding sequence ATGGAACTCACAGTAGAATGTCAAAAGCGGGCAGAAGGCAGTAAACCCAACGCTCTCCGCCGCTCCGGTTTAATCCCCGCCGTACTCTACGGCCACAGCGGCGCTGAATCCATTGCGCTAACCATCAATGCCAAAACCGTTGAAACTCTGCTCAAAAAGCACGTAGTCAACAATGCTCTAATTCAGCTCAATATTCCTGATATTTCTTGGAGTGGCAAAACCTTGCTGCGGGAAGTGCAAGTTCACCCTTGGAAAGGTCATCCCTATCACCTCAGCTTTTTCTCCGTCGCTACGCAAGACAGTCTTGAAGTAGAAGTAAATCTCCATTTTATCGGAGAAGCGGTCGGCGTTAAAATGGAAGGCGGAATTTTAGACCCCGTACTGACGCAACTCAAACTCAAGTGCAAACCAGACAATATCCCCGAAGCTATTAACGTTGATATTTCCGAGATGCACGTAGGAGATGCTCTGCACATTCACGAACTCCAATTACCAGAGGGAGTCACACCAGTTGGCGAACCCGATCAAGTAGTAGTAAGCGTGTTGATATCTCAAGGTGGAGCTGAAGAAACAACAGAAGAAGCAGCAGCAGCAGCAGCAGTTTAA